One window of the Niallia circulans genome contains the following:
- a CDS encoding metallophosphoesterase family protein yields the protein MKILIVSDSHGLVSELGALKKRHEEDVELFLHCGDSELSASEEVMKGYITVQGNCDYEDKFPTETTQEIADKKIFLTHGHLYGVKSSLNNLLYKAKEVGANIACFGHSHFLGMEVVDDVLFINPGSLRLPRGRKEQTYVILTIEMDRFVTEVYDFHSGLLPELTSEFPF from the coding sequence ATGAAAATTTTGATTGTAAGTGACAGTCATGGATTGGTATCCGAGTTAGGTGCTTTAAAAAAAAGACATGAAGAAGATGTCGAGTTATTTCTGCATTGTGGGGATTCTGAGCTATCAGCAAGTGAGGAAGTGATGAAGGGGTATATTACTGTTCAAGGTAACTGTGATTATGAAGACAAATTTCCAACAGAGACCACTCAAGAAATTGCAGATAAAAAGATTTTTTTAACACATGGACATCTATATGGCGTCAAATCCTCCCTTAATAACTTGCTGTATAAGGCAAAGGAAGTGGGGGCAAATATTGCCTGTTTCGGCCATTCTCATTTCTTGGGGATGGAAGTAGTTGATGATGTTCTTTTCATTAATCCCGGTAGTTTAAGACTGCCTAGAGGAAGAAAAGAACAAACGTATGTTATTTTAACGATTGAAATGGATCGATTTGTGACAGAAGTTTATGATTTTCATAGTGGATTACTACCAGAATTAACAAGTGAATTTCCTTTTTAG
- the leuD gene encoding 3-isopropylmalate dehydratase small subunit, with product MSGFKKLYEKAVAMDRVNVDTDQIIPKQFLKRIEKTGFGRFAFFDWRYLKNGEPNPEFELNQPENQGASILIANKNFGCGSSREHAPWALQDFGFSVVIAPSFADIFYQNCLKNGMLPIQLQTDEVEYLLKAAQSQPYFLHIDLEKERVEDDQGFSTSFSIHPYWKKMLINGWDEIEITLQYSDKIAEYENRAVSK from the coding sequence ATGAGTGGCTTTAAGAAGCTTTATGAAAAAGCAGTAGCAATGGATCGAGTAAATGTGGATACAGATCAAATTATCCCTAAGCAATTTTTGAAACGTATCGAAAAGACAGGATTTGGTAGATTTGCGTTTTTTGATTGGCGCTATTTGAAAAATGGCGAACCGAATCCTGAATTTGAACTGAATCAACCTGAAAATCAAGGAGCCTCTATTTTAATTGCGAATAAAAACTTCGGATGTGGATCTTCAAGAGAGCATGCACCGTGGGCTTTGCAGGATTTTGGCTTTTCCGTTGTCATTGCTCCTTCTTTTGCAGATATCTTTTATCAAAACTGTTTGAAAAATGGGATGCTTCCAATTCAATTGCAGACAGATGAAGTAGAATATCTTTTAAAAGCTGCCCAAAGCCAACCCTATTTTCTTCATATAGATCTTGAAAAAGAGAGAGTAGAGGACGACCAAGGGTTTTCAACATCGTTTTCTATCCATCCATATTGGAAAAAAATGTTGATTAACGGCTGGGATGAAATTGAAATCACCCTTCAATACAGTGATAAAATAGCAGAATATGAAAATAGAGCCGTTTCAAAATAA
- the ilvC gene encoding ketol-acid reductoisomerase, which produces MAKMYYNGDANLGYFNGKTVAVIGYGSQGHAHALNMKDSGVSVIIGLRKGNSWNKAVEDGFDVFPVGEATAKADIVMILLPDELQTKVYNEEIKPNLTNQALMFAHGFNIHFNQIVPPSESDVLLVAPKGPGHLVRRTYEQEAGVPALFAIYQDVTGEARELALAYAKAIGALRAGALETTFKEETETDLFGEQAVLCGGLTALVKAGFETLVEAGYQPELAYFECLHELKLIVDLMYEDGMAGMRYSISDTAQWGDFVTGPRIVTDEVKKEMKAVLTDIQEGKFAKGWILENQANRPVFNAINDRESEHLIEKVGKELRAMMPFVKSSRKKEVVGSGKN; this is translated from the coding sequence ATGGCAAAAATGTATTATAACGGAGACGCAAATTTAGGATATTTTAACGGGAAAACAGTTGCAGTGATTGGTTATGGATCACAAGGCCACGCACATGCTTTAAATATGAAGGATAGTGGTGTTTCAGTAATCATCGGGTTAAGAAAAGGGAATTCATGGAATAAAGCAGTGGAAGACGGATTTGACGTATTTCCAGTTGGAGAAGCAACAGCTAAGGCTGATATTGTGATGATTTTGCTTCCAGATGAACTACAAACAAAAGTATATAATGAAGAAATTAAACCTAACTTAACAAATCAAGCGTTAATGTTTGCCCATGGATTTAATATTCATTTTAATCAAATTGTTCCACCTAGTGAGAGTGATGTACTATTAGTTGCTCCTAAAGGTCCAGGTCACCTAGTAAGAAGAACATATGAACAAGAAGCAGGAGTCCCAGCATTATTTGCAATCTATCAAGATGTAACTGGTGAGGCGAGAGAACTGGCACTTGCTTACGCAAAAGCGATTGGAGCATTACGTGCAGGAGCGCTGGAGACAACGTTTAAAGAAGAAACAGAAACAGATCTTTTTGGTGAACAAGCGGTTCTATGTGGAGGGCTTACAGCACTAGTAAAAGCAGGCTTTGAAACATTAGTAGAAGCTGGATATCAACCAGAATTAGCATATTTTGAATGTTTACATGAGCTGAAATTAATTGTTGACTTGATGTATGAAGATGGAATGGCAGGAATGAGATATTCTATTTCTGATACCGCACAATGGGGCGATTTTGTAACAGGACCACGTATTGTTACAGATGAGGTGAAAAAAGAAATGAAAGCTGTCCTTACAGATATTCAAGAAGGTAAATTTGCAAAAGGATGGATTCTTGAAAATCAAGCGAATAGACCAGTATTCAACGCAATTAATGATAGAGAGAGCGAGCATCTAATCGAGAAGGTTGGGAAAGAATTGCGGGCAATGATGCCATTTGTTAAAAGCTCGCGAAAGAAAGAAGTGGTGGGTAGTGGCAAAAATTAA
- the leuC gene encoding 3-isopropylmalate dehydratase large subunit encodes MGKSIIDKIWEKHVVHREEGKPDLLYIDLHLVHEVTSPQAFSGLRMKNRKVRRPDRTFATMDHNVPTINRFKIDDEIALNQMTTLEKNCVEFDIPLAGLQSPEQGIVHVIGPELGLTQPGKTIVCGDSHTSTHGAFGALAFGIGTSEVEHVLATQTLWQTRPKTLKVEVNGKLAFGVNAKDVILYVLSKHGVNFGTGHVIEYTGEVIRNLSMEERMTICNMSIEGGARAGLICPDETTFAYLKGRKHAPENWDEAVQEWRNLASDKDAIYDKVITIDGNDIAPMVSWGTNPSMTAKVDEKIPTADSYQEETDRRALHSALQYMGLKEGMAITDIAIQHVFIGSCTNSRIEDLRQAASVIKGQKVFPGVRALVVPGSQQVKKQAEAEGLDKLFVEAGFEWRDAGCSMCLSMNNDVVPSGEHCASTSNRNFEGRQGAGARTHLVSPAMAAVAALNGRFVDIRKVNTELQATV; translated from the coding sequence ATGGGAAAATCCATTATCGATAAAATTTGGGAAAAACATGTAGTACATAGAGAAGAGGGAAAGCCGGATTTATTATATATTGATTTGCATCTTGTCCATGAAGTAACCTCACCGCAAGCATTTTCCGGATTAAGAATGAAAAATCGCAAAGTGAGAAGGCCAGACCGAACTTTTGCCACAATGGATCATAATGTGCCAACGATTAACCGCTTTAAGATAGACGACGAAATTGCCTTAAATCAGATGACCACATTAGAAAAAAACTGTGTAGAATTTGATATCCCATTAGCTGGTCTGCAAAGTCCGGAGCAGGGGATTGTTCATGTGATTGGTCCAGAACTTGGATTAACTCAGCCTGGTAAAACAATCGTTTGTGGGGATAGTCATACATCAACCCATGGTGCGTTTGGGGCACTAGCATTTGGAATAGGCACAAGTGAGGTAGAACATGTACTTGCTACGCAAACGTTATGGCAAACAAGACCTAAAACATTAAAAGTTGAGGTCAATGGAAAGCTAGCCTTTGGTGTGAATGCGAAAGATGTCATTCTTTATGTGCTTTCTAAACATGGAGTCAACTTTGGAACTGGCCACGTTATTGAATATACAGGGGAAGTGATTCGCAATCTATCGATGGAAGAAAGAATGACCATATGTAATATGTCCATTGAGGGCGGAGCGCGTGCAGGCTTAATTTGTCCAGATGAAACGACTTTTGCCTATTTAAAAGGCAGAAAACACGCGCCAGAAAATTGGGATGAAGCAGTACAAGAATGGCGTAATTTAGCTTCAGATAAGGATGCTATTTACGATAAAGTTATCACGATTGATGGCAATGATATTGCGCCAATGGTAAGCTGGGGAACCAATCCATCTATGACGGCTAAAGTAGATGAAAAGATTCCAACAGCAGATTCTTATCAAGAGGAAACGGATCGTCGCGCTTTACATAGTGCTCTTCAATATATGGGGCTAAAAGAAGGAATGGCGATTACCGATATCGCGATCCAGCATGTGTTTATTGGTTCTTGTACGAATTCAAGAATAGAAGATTTAAGACAAGCAGCATCAGTGATTAAAGGACAAAAAGTTTTTCCTGGAGTAAGAGCATTAGTTGTTCCAGGTTCCCAGCAAGTTAAAAAACAGGCAGAAGCAGAAGGCCTAGATAAACTGTTTGTTGAAGCAGGGTTCGAGTGGCGAGATGCAGGATGCAGTATGTGCTTAAGCATGAATAACGACGTAGTTCCAAGCGGTGAGCACTGTGCTTCCACTTCTAATCGTAATTTTGAGGGAAGACAAGGAGCAGGTGCAAGAACCCATTTAGTCAGTCCTGCAATGGCAGCAGTAGCAGCGTTAAATGGACGATTTGTTGATATTCGCAAAGTGAATACAGAATTACAAGCAACAGTGTAA
- a CDS encoding 2-isopropylmalate synthase, translating to MAKIKIFDTTLRDGEQSPGVNLNLAEKLVIAEQLEKLNVDIIEAGFPAASKGDFQSVQQIARTIKNSSVTGLARAVTSDIDAAWEALKDGAEPRIHVFLATSPIHREYKLKLSKEQVIERAVSAVKYAAERFPVIQWSAEDACRTELPFLAEIIEEVIQAGARIINIPDTVGYITPNEYGEVFQYLKNNVPSIDKVSLSTHCHDDLGMATANSLAAIENGATQVECTINGIGERAGNASMEEIVVALHIRNDHYQEKTRINLKEISRTSSLVSELTGMLVPGNKAIVGRNAFAHESGIHQDGVLKEKTTYEIISPELVGYVNNNNMVLGKHSGSHAFKTKLNELGLRVNDEDVKDLFMAFKDLADHKKEISDEDIIAIVLEKKLAKEEKYYELVDVKVQHKNDNEADATVKLFGPKNELIIQHGTGSGSVEALYNTLEMSISGQVKLEDYRIQSLGAGRDALAQVFVRVQYDEKESTGRGLDQDVLIASAKAYINAINRGILAKEQFLEKV from the coding sequence GTGGCAAAAATTAAGATATTTGATACGACATTGAGAGATGGAGAGCAATCTCCTGGCGTAAACTTAAATTTGGCTGAGAAGTTGGTTATTGCTGAGCAGTTAGAAAAATTGAATGTAGACATTATAGAGGCAGGCTTTCCTGCTGCCTCTAAAGGTGATTTTCAATCTGTTCAACAAATTGCACGTACAATAAAAAATAGCTCTGTTACCGGCCTAGCAAGAGCGGTAACATCTGATATTGATGCAGCTTGGGAAGCATTAAAGGATGGAGCAGAACCAAGAATTCATGTATTTTTAGCAACAAGTCCTATCCATCGGGAATATAAGCTAAAACTTTCGAAAGAGCAAGTGATCGAAAGAGCTGTTTCAGCTGTAAAGTATGCAGCTGAAAGATTCCCAGTTATTCAATGGAGTGCAGAGGATGCATGTCGGACAGAATTGCCATTTTTAGCAGAGATAATAGAAGAAGTTATTCAAGCGGGAGCACGAATTATTAATATACCAGACACAGTAGGCTATATAACGCCTAACGAATATGGAGAAGTTTTTCAATATTTAAAAAATAATGTTCCATCTATTGACAAAGTTTCTCTCTCTACACATTGTCATGATGATTTAGGGATGGCGACAGCAAACTCATTAGCTGCTATCGAAAATGGGGCAACACAAGTAGAATGTACGATTAATGGTATCGGAGAGCGTGCTGGCAATGCTTCTATGGAAGAAATAGTGGTAGCGCTTCATATTAGAAATGATCATTATCAAGAAAAAACAAGAATTAATTTAAAAGAAATTAGTAGAACAAGCAGTCTTGTAAGTGAATTAACGGGCATGCTAGTTCCTGGAAATAAAGCGATTGTTGGTCGCAATGCTTTTGCTCATGAATCTGGTATTCATCAGGATGGTGTTCTTAAGGAGAAAACGACTTATGAAATTATTTCTCCAGAGCTTGTAGGCTATGTAAACAACAATAATATGGTTCTCGGGAAGCATTCAGGCAGCCATGCGTTTAAAACAAAGCTGAACGAACTAGGGCTGCGAGTGAATGATGAGGATGTGAAAGATCTTTTTATGGCCTTTAAGGATTTAGCAGATCATAAAAAAGAAATTTCTGATGAAGACATTATTGCCATTGTTTTAGAGAAGAAGCTAGCTAAAGAAGAGAAGTATTATGAGTTAGTGGACGTAAAGGTTCAACATAAAAATGATAATGAAGCAGATGCAACAGTGAAACTTTTCGGTCCGAAAAATGAACTGATTATTCAACATGGCACTGGTTCTGGAAGTGTTGAAGCATTATATAACACATTGGAAATGTCTATATCTGGCCAGGTGAAGTTGGAAGATTATCGAATTCAGTCACTGGGAGCTGGCAGAGATGCATTAGCTCAAGTATTTGTCAGAGTTCAATATGACGAAAAAGAAAGTACAGGAAGAGGTTTAGACCAAGATGTATTAATAGCCTCTGCAAAGGCCTATATAAATGCGATTAATAGAGGGATTCTTGCCAAAGAACAATTTCTTGAAAAAGTGTAG
- a CDS encoding general stress protein produces MTKSVVGIYDSPEATVNAIEELLSKGYSPNHISVITRSEQTALIEQETNVDTASGIDEVEPTSFLDRLKTFFSDTDTEPYEKELQEGKYIVLLDNDTESEEEKLNKLNFDNNEVDVIPSQTMNTTVERKKI; encoded by the coding sequence ATGACAAAAAGTGTTGTAGGTATATATGATTCTCCTGAAGCTACAGTAAATGCTATTGAGGAACTTCTCTCTAAAGGATATTCACCAAATCATATTTCCGTTATTACAAGAAGCGAACAAACTGCATTAATCGAGCAAGAGACAAATGTAGATACTGCAAGTGGAATTGATGAAGTAGAACCAACATCTTTTTTAGATCGGTTAAAGACTTTCTTTTCCGATACTGATACAGAGCCATATGAAAAAGAGTTACAAGAAGGGAAATACATTGTTCTTCTCGATAATGACACAGAGTCAGAAGAAGAGAAGCTAAATAAATTAAACTTCGATAATAATGAAGTAGATGTTATACCATCTCAAACGATGAATACAACAGTGGAACGCAAAAAAATATAG
- the ilvN gene encoding acetolactate synthase small subunit, producing MKKIISLTVMNKSGVLNRITNLFSKRNYNIESISVGHTEHEGISRITCVVHVESDGIIEQITKQLNKQIDILKVVDITDQAIVQRELALIKVLATPQTRHELYSVIEPFRGSVIDVSKESLVIQITGESSKIEAFIELLRPYGIKELARTGTTAFPRGSQKIANHKSNYSIV from the coding sequence ATGAAGAAAATAATTAGCCTAACTGTTATGAATAAATCTGGTGTGTTAAACCGAATTACTAATCTTTTTTCAAAACGAAACTACAACATTGAAAGTATATCGGTAGGGCATACGGAGCATGAAGGAATTTCAAGGATTACTTGTGTGGTGCATGTTGAGAGTGATGGCATCATTGAACAAATCACAAAACAGCTAAATAAGCAGATTGATATTTTGAAAGTGGTGGATATCACCGATCAAGCAATTGTCCAAAGAGAGCTGGCTTTAATTAAAGTACTTGCAACACCGCAGACAAGGCATGAATTATACTCAGTTATTGAGCCATTTAGAGGTTCGGTAATCGATGTAAGTAAAGAAAGCCTCGTTATTCAAATTACTGGTGAATCATCAAAAATTGAAGCTTTTATTGAACTGCTTAGACCATATGGGATTAAAGAGTTGGCTAGAACAGGCACAACCGCATTCCCTCGTGGCTCTCAAAAAATAGCAAATCATAAAAGTAACTATTCTATCGTTTAA
- the leuB gene encoding 3-isopropylmalate dehydrogenase, protein MKKRIAVLPGDGIGPEIVAGAMKILQLIETLFSHQFEVTYADIGGCATDKTGTPLPNETITICKNSDAILLGAVGGPKWDALPVEKRPEQGLLKIRKELNLFANIRPTTCYESLAEASPLKADIIEGVDLVVVRELTGGIYFGKPSERTIIDGKPGAVDTLLYKNEEIERVIEKAFEIARTRSKKVTSVDKANVLETSRVWREIASKIAEKYPDVMLEHMLVDNAAMQLVRNPKQFDVIVTENMFGDILSDEASVLTGSLGMLASSSMSANGPYLYEPIHGSAPDIAGENIANPLATILSVSMMLRLSFQMEKEASIIEEAVNNVLNQGYRTRDILSPNCKIVSTTAMVEAVEKEIHQLAKVTQVL, encoded by the coding sequence ATGAAAAAAAGAATCGCCGTATTGCCAGGTGATGGAATTGGACCTGAAATAGTAGCAGGCGCTATGAAGATTTTGCAGTTAATAGAGACATTATTTAGTCACCAGTTTGAAGTTACATACGCAGATATTGGTGGATGTGCGACAGATAAAACAGGAACACCATTACCTAATGAGACGATTACCATTTGTAAAAATAGTGATGCAATTCTTTTAGGGGCAGTAGGTGGACCGAAATGGGATGCGCTTCCTGTTGAAAAACGTCCAGAGCAAGGACTATTAAAAATAAGAAAAGAATTGAACTTATTTGCGAACATTCGTCCAACAACCTGTTATGAAAGCTTGGCGGAAGCATCTCCCCTTAAAGCAGATATTATTGAAGGAGTAGATTTGGTTGTTGTCCGTGAATTGACAGGCGGCATCTATTTTGGAAAGCCAAGCGAACGAACGATTATCGATGGGAAACCTGGTGCTGTAGATACACTATTATACAAAAATGAAGAAATCGAGCGAGTTATTGAGAAAGCATTTGAAATTGCTAGAACGCGATCAAAAAAAGTTACTTCTGTTGATAAAGCCAATGTTTTAGAGACTAGTAGAGTATGGCGAGAAATCGCAAGTAAAATAGCGGAAAAATATCCAGATGTTATGCTTGAACATATGCTTGTAGATAATGCAGCAATGCAGCTTGTTCGAAATCCAAAACAATTTGATGTGATTGTCACAGAAAATATGTTTGGTGATATCTTAAGCGATGAAGCATCCGTGCTAACAGGATCATTAGGAATGTTGGCATCAAGCAGCATGTCAGCAAATGGACCATATCTTTATGAACCGATCCACGGATCTGCACCAGATATCGCTGGAGAAAATATCGCTAATCCCCTTGCAACGATTTTATCTGTAAGTATGATGCTGCGATTATCTTTTCAAATGGAGAAAGAAGCTTCGATTATAGAAGAGGCGGTAAATAATGTTCTAAATCAAGGTTATAGAACAAGAGATATTCTTTCACCAAACTGTAAAATTGTTTCGACGACTGCGATGGTGGAAGCAGTTGAGAAAGAAATTCATCAGCTTGCAAAAGTGACACAAGTATTATAA
- the ilvB gene encoding acetolactate synthase large subunit, which produces MLQETAFENTKAQVKPLTGADLLLQALEKENVEFIFGYPGGAVLPIYDKIYDSKIFHVLPRHEQGGIHAAEGYARISGKPGVVIATSGPGATNIVTGLADAMMDSLPLVVFTGQVATGVIGTDAFQEADILGITTPITKYNCQVRNLEDIPRIIKEAFYIATSGRPGPVLIDIPKDIAATISDVPAEQDIELPGYQPKTQPNYLQIRKLTEAVSAAKKPVILAGAGVNFAKASAELLEYAEQQQIPVVHTLLGLGGFPADNKLFVGMGGMHGCYAANMALYEADLLINVGARFDDRLTGNLVHFAPNAIKAHIDIDPAEIGKIVPTKIPIVADAKEALTMLIKQKGLQSNHNAWLEKIENWKNEYPYYYKESNLLKPQQVLEMLFEKTKGEAIVTTDVGQHQMWAAQYYHFKESNRWVTSGGLGTMGFGLPSSIGAQLADPKATVLAISGDGGFQMCSQELALIRELNLPIKIIIFNNRALGMVRQWQEIFYESRFSHSKESYQPSFVALAEAYGIKGYQISSVDEAANILDEVLAIREPVLLDFRIDPDENVYPMIAPGKGLHEMVGMKP; this is translated from the coding sequence ATGTTACAGGAGACTGCCTTTGAAAATACAAAGGCCCAAGTGAAACCGTTAACTGGTGCTGATCTCTTATTGCAGGCTTTGGAGAAAGAAAATGTAGAATTTATTTTCGGATACCCTGGAGGGGCTGTTTTACCAATTTATGATAAGATTTACGATTCGAAAATATTTCATGTTTTACCTAGACATGAGCAAGGCGGCATTCATGCAGCAGAAGGGTATGCGAGAATTTCTGGAAAACCAGGAGTAGTCATTGCAACATCAGGTCCAGGTGCAACAAATATTGTAACAGGGCTTGCCGATGCGATGATGGATTCATTACCGCTAGTTGTCTTTACAGGCCAAGTAGCAACAGGGGTGATTGGTACAGATGCTTTTCAAGAAGCGGACATTTTAGGGATCACTACCCCAATAACAAAATATAATTGTCAGGTTCGTAACCTTGAAGATATTCCAAGAATCATTAAAGAAGCGTTTTATATAGCGACAAGTGGAAGACCTGGTCCTGTATTAATTGATATTCCAAAGGATATTGCTGCAACCATTTCAGACGTTCCTGCTGAACAGGATATTGAGCTTCCTGGTTATCAGCCGAAGACACAGCCGAATTACTTGCAGATTCGAAAATTAACAGAAGCTGTAAGTGCTGCAAAAAAACCAGTAATTTTGGCAGGTGCTGGTGTCAATTTTGCAAAAGCGAGTGCAGAATTACTGGAATACGCAGAACAACAACAAATTCCAGTTGTACACACGCTTCTTGGATTAGGTGGTTTTCCAGCTGATAATAAGTTGTTTGTTGGGATGGGAGGAATGCATGGGTGCTATGCTGCTAATATGGCCTTATATGAGGCGGATTTATTAATCAATGTCGGAGCAAGATTTGATGATCGGTTAACAGGAAATCTAGTTCATTTTGCACCAAATGCTATTAAAGCCCATATAGATATTGATCCAGCAGAAATCGGCAAAATTGTCCCAACGAAGATTCCAATAGTTGCAGATGCGAAAGAAGCATTAACTATGCTAATAAAACAAAAAGGCTTGCAATCAAACCATAACGCATGGTTAGAAAAGATTGAAAATTGGAAAAATGAGTATCCGTATTATTACAAAGAATCCAATCTTCTAAAACCGCAGCAAGTTTTGGAGATGCTCTTTGAAAAAACAAAAGGGGAAGCGATTGTTACAACAGATGTTGGACAGCATCAGATGTGGGCAGCGCAATACTATCATTTTAAAGAATCCAATCGCTGGGTAACATCTGGAGGATTAGGAACAATGGGATTTGGTCTTCCATCCAGTATTGGAGCGCAATTAGCAGATCCAAAAGCAACAGTGCTTGCAATCAGCGGGGATGGCGGCTTCCAAATGTGCAGTCAAGAGCTTGCTTTAATAAGAGAATTAAATTTGCCAATCAAGATTATTATCTTTAATAATCGGGCGTTGGGAATGGTAAGACAGTGGCAAGAAATATTCTATGAATCTCGTTTTTCACATAGTAAAGAATCTTATCAACCGTCCTTCGTTGCTTTAGCAGAAGCATATGGAATAAAGGGATATCAAATCTCATCAGTTGATGAAGCTGCTAATATTCTGGATGAAGTGTTAGCGATAAGAGAACCTGTATTATTGGATTTCCGTATTGATCCAGATGAAAATGTCTATCCAATGATTGCACCAGGGAAAGGATTACACGAAATGGTAGGGATGAAGCCATGA
- a CDS encoding YolD-like family protein: MILKELGRSRLIVINYYKNGLLETIKGQVQKLNLNDQTIDLKDDKENTYQIRLSWIQDICAVS, translated from the coding sequence ATGATTCTCAAGGAATTAGGAAGAAGTAGGCTTATAGTTATTAATTATTATAAGAATGGATTATTAGAAACAATTAAAGGACAGGTTCAGAAGTTAAATCTCAACGATCAAACAATTGATTTAAAAGATGACAAAGAAAATACGTATCAAATCCGTTTATCGTGGATTCAAGATATATGTGCCGTATCTTAA
- a CDS encoding tetratricopeptide repeat protein encodes MKKREQEKKDNVVFFPDLDKRLLQKGLDAIQEKQYKEAISFLEEAKERNPFHRDINIGLILAYYELGLLEQAKHLAKETLKQDDGDYIHVLELYIMILVQLHEYEEIVTTIEGLLEEHQIPANKIEHFSKMLLFSRKMAESASISQADDYREEESEETTESLMNLEDPQEEMLLIAKMSSKNIRAYIEEVKQYLLDVEKNPFLKTMLINILREQEYEKEVEIEKFDRKIVIQPTALKDMKEQEQYKKIITILIDYVESNNPILFENIKMLIDRQMFLLYPFALAEYKDETWAAAYHAVVNQYFGQEDEEEIFVLYEVDETEFEQAKTFIYQLEQISYPNI; translated from the coding sequence ATGAAGAAACGGGAGCAGGAAAAAAAGGATAACGTTGTTTTTTTTCCCGATTTAGATAAACGATTATTGCAAAAAGGATTAGATGCTATTCAAGAAAAGCAATACAAAGAGGCTATTTCATTTTTAGAAGAAGCAAAAGAACGAAATCCATTTCATCGTGACATAAACATTGGACTCATTCTCGCTTACTATGAATTAGGATTGTTGGAACAGGCAAAGCATCTAGCGAAGGAAACACTGAAACAAGATGATGGAGACTACATCCATGTACTTGAATTGTATATTATGATTCTAGTCCAGCTACATGAATATGAAGAAATAGTTACTACGATTGAAGGTTTGCTAGAAGAACACCAAATACCAGCAAATAAAATAGAACATTTCTCTAAAATGCTTTTATTTAGCAGAAAAATGGCTGAGTCCGCTTCCATATCGCAAGCGGATGATTATCGAGAAGAGGAATCTGAAGAGACAACCGAGAGTTTAATGAACTTAGAGGATCCTCAGGAAGAAATGTTGCTAATAGCTAAAATGTCTAGCAAAAATATTCGCGCATATATAGAAGAAGTAAAGCAGTATCTTCTTGATGTGGAGAAAAATCCTTTTTTAAAAACGATGCTAATCAATATTTTAAGAGAGCAAGAATATGAAAAAGAAGTAGAAATTGAGAAGTTTGATCGAAAGATTGTCATACAACCAACAGCATTAAAGGATATGAAAGAACAGGAGCAATATAAGAAAATTATTACTATTCTCATTGATTATGTGGAAAGTAATAACCCTATTTTATTTGAAAATATTAAAATGTTAATAGATCGACAAATGTTTTTGCTGTACCCATTTGCGCTAGCAGAATACAAGGATGAAACATGGGCTGCGGCTTATCATGCAGTTGTAAATCAATATTTTGGCCAAGAGGATGAGGAAGAAATATTTGTATTATACGAAGTAGATGAGACTGAATTTGAACAAGCAAAAACGTTTATTTATCAGCTGGAGCAAATTTCTTATCCTAATATTTAG